The genome window TCAGACAACTCAAAAGTGGTTGAAGACTTATACTTGAGGCCTGAAACTCTAGAGCCACTAGAATAAAACACAGGGGGAAAGCGCCCAGACGTTTGTCTGCCAGTCACCTCCCAGATTCTGAAGTCACAGGACacgaaagcaaaaatagacaaataggattgtATCAAACTAAGGAATTTCTTCGTATCAAAGCAAACAGCCGAGCGAAGAGACAAGCCTCAGCCTGGGAGAAGATCTAAACCATATATCAGCTAAGGgcaatatttaaaatacacaagGAACTCACAACAAATCACTAAGAAAAAATGAGCAAACGACCTGAAGAGATACttctcaagaagaaataaaaatggccactTGATGTTtcaaaaaaatgctcaacatcacacAGCAGAGAAATGAGTAAAACCACAATGCGAGGCAGGCAttgagcctagtggttaggacaccccTGTCCCCTATCCAAATACTGGGTTTAATTCCTAGCCTTGGGGCTGCCACTGGAGAGAGACCCTGGATGAAGCTTCCTGATCTCATCTTtctgctggcccagctcctgccactgcacgtatttggagactgaactatcagatgggagctcactctctgcctttcaaattaaaccaACAACTGTGAGATAACCACCTCAGAGCAAAATGATCAAAGACTGGTAGGCATTTGACCATGCGGGACACCTGcgtctcatactggagtgcctccTGTacgtcctggctcctctgctaatccagcttcctgccaatgcgcaccttcagaggctgcaggtgatggctcaaggggttaggtccctgccacccacgtgggagacctgattgagctcctggctttggcttggcccagccccagcaggcatttggggagtcagccagtagACAGGTGCTCTTTCTCCCACACAtcaatttttttgtaaaatgaagattACAAGTATTGGTGAGGATATGAGAAGGggaaaatttgttcattttttaaagatttattttacttgaaaggcagagttagaggcagagagagagagagaggtctttcatcagctggttcactccctaattgggcacaatggctggagctgcgctgatccgaagccatgagccaggagcttcttcctggtctcccacacaggtgcaggggcccaaggacttggaccatcttgcactgctttctcaggccagagcagagagctggtttggaagtgcagcagctgggtctccaaccggtgcccatatgggatgcgggcactgcagctGGTcacttttacctgctatgccacagtgccggccccttgtaaGTTAATTCAGTCACTTTGAAGATAGCATGGAGGCTCCTCCGAAACTCAACATAGTGTCTGGCATCGTGATATAATGGGTGAAGTCACGTCCGACGATGCtggccttccatatgggtgccggttcgagtcctggttgctccacttccaatccagctccctactaatgcacctgggaaagcagcagtagactgtgcaagtacctgggcccctgcacccacgtgggagacaggaatgaagctcctggcttcggtctggcacagccctgactgttacagctatttagggaatgagccagcagatggaagatatcagtctttgaaataaaatttttaaaaaattaccatatgatctagaTACACAACCAATGGAATTGAGGTCAGTATGCCAAGAAGATATCTACATTCCTATATTCATTTCAGCATTATTCATGGTAGCAAAGATACGAAATAAACCTATCAGTGGATAAGTGGATCTTCAGACACAGTGCAACACTATTCAGGCTTTAAACAGGACGTTCTGTTCTTTGAGAGAACATGGACGAGCCTAGAggatggtggggctggcgctgtggcgtacaggttaaagccccagcctgcagtgctggtatcctatgtgggcactggtttgagtcctggctgctccacttccaatccagctccctgctcatgtgcctgggaaagcaatggaagatggcccaagtcctggggcccctatacccatgtgggagacccggaaaaagcttctggctcctggcttccaggctggcccagccccaactgttggtggccatttggggagtgaaccaagattgatctctatctctgcttttcaaataaatctttaaaaaatagcatgtgctacatttcaaaatagctaaaagaATTTTATATATCTTCACGGTCAGAATATTTATTTCAAGTGATGAATGTTAATCTTATTTGAACATTCCATAATACTATATATTATACATtcataattataaatgtataatatatagtattatatatagtatatatactatgtattatatatatatatatataaacagattGGCATGGTGGATAAAAATCATGAGCCAACTACATTCTGTCTAAAAGAAACTCACTTCAATCAACTGCAAAACAAAAACTTCTTCAAATTTACTAAGTAGGTTGGAAGTAAAGATAGAAAATATAACATGTAgagcccagtgttgtggcatagattAAGCCCctgactgcagtgccaggatcctatGGGTTCCcattcaagtgggagaccagaaagagccccctggctttggattggctcagctctagccattgctgccaactggggagtgaatcagtggatgaaagacctctccttctctcccctctctgcctcctctcctaactctgagtttcaaataaataaatctttaaaaaaatttaatgccatttttcaCTGTAATAGAGAACCACCCTAAAAATTTAGTATGCAGCCACCAAAGATCCGAAATAGTCCTAAAAATCTTGAAAGAACAAAGCTGAGAGCAacacaataccagttttcaaaatatcttaCCAAGCTACAATAATCAAATAGCATGTTACTGGCATAACAAATCaacaatggacaaatcaaccaatggaatagaatagtgTAGAAGTAAACCCATAGATTTTTAGTCAACTGGTTTACCACAAAGGTGTCAAGAACATACAATGGGGAAATAACAGTCTCTTCAATAGTGTTGGTGAAACCTGATATTAAAAACAGAAGCGGACCCTTACCTTATACCATACACAAAAGTGAACTCCAAGTGAATTAAAGACTCAGTCTAAGACCTGAAACTGAACTACTAGAAAAAAGGGGCAAACCTCCACAAACACTGACCGACAATGATTTTTTTGGGCCTGACccaaaaagcacaggcaacaaaaatagATAAGTGAGAGCCTATCAAGCTAAGAAAACTTCTATACACCTAAGTACACAATCAGTAAAGATGACCCACAGATTAGGAGAAAACACTCGCAAATCCTACATCTGAGAATGGGTTAGTACACAAGATATATGGGGAACTTAATAGCAaacaactcaatttaaaaaaaaagttgatgaggGACCTGAATATTTTTCCAAAGACATACAAATATCCAACagatataggaaaaaaaatcaataaaaatcattagggaaatgcaaattaaaaccataacaAGATACTAAAAAATCCTAGCAGTAACAAGTGGGTGAGGATCTGGACAAAAGGGAATGCTTGTACACTTTGGTTGGATGATACAGCTATTATGTAATGGAAGTTCCTTAAACTACAGATCGAAATATGATATAGCAACCCCACCTCTCAATTCCTTTGGCTATGGAAtatcagtatgtcaaagagatatctgtagatatctgtactcctttttttttggacagagtggacagtgagagagagagacagagagaaaggtcttcctttgccgttggttcaccctccaatggccgctgcagccggcgcactgtgctgatccgatggcaggagccagatgcttctcctggtctcccatggggtgcagggcccaaggacttgggccatcctccactgcactcccgggccacagcagagagctggcctggaagaagggcaaccgggacagaatccggtgccccgaccaggactagaacccggtgtgccggcgctgcaaggcggaggattagcctggtgagctgcggcgctggtcCTATTCCCATGTTCTTACATCATTATTCACAATACCCAAGATACAGAACCAACCTTAAGTGTCCACCAACAGGAAAACAGATTTAGAAAACATGGCACATACACACAACAGAATACCATTCAGCCTTCAAAAAAGGAAACCTTGTTATCTGCAACAGTGTGCATAAACCTGAGGACATTAAGTGACAATAAGCCAGAGACAGATACTTCAAGATCTCCCTTAGAAGagctgtccctgccacccaagtaggaaatCCAGGTTGAGCTCTAGGCTCccgcttgggtctggcccagccctagcagacatctggggagtgaactaatggatggcaGCTGATTGGTGGAAAGAGaacatgagagagaaagaaaacaggaggCTAGGCAGGCACTGATCCTATACAACAACTCCCTGGAACAGACACTCACTCCTGCACGACTCAGCCCACGCTGCTGATCCATTCATTAGGGTAGAGACCGGTGACCAATCACCTCCACTGGACCTCGCCCCTTCAAGGTCCCACCACTGCCACACTGGGCACTGAGCTTCCAGCGCATAGACACATGGGGCACAAGCCAACCAGAAGCACAGCAGGAGGGGGCCTCCTAGTCCCATGCACGACCCTGTATGCGAGAGACGCTTGGAAAAGCGTTTGACCTTTACTGCAAGTACTGTATACCTCAAGAACTAGCAACGCTGTCCTCGGGCCTAGGTTTATTCCTATTTACCCTCAATCTCAAAAAGAGCCATACTGCCTCTCTAGGCACTTGTTGTAGACATCACCAGTGCTCGGGACTGTTCAAGGCAGGGGCAAGGCTTACCAGCCCAGCGTCTGCTCTGTCTCCTCATGCTTCAGGTGGCAGCAGCTCCTGAGGTACGGGTAACGGCCTCCCTCTTCCCACACGTACACGTGCAGAGAACCATCCGTGGCTGTGCTGAGGACGCGGATAGGATCCTTCAAGGACACCGGGGTGGGGGTTGTGAGAGGGCAGAGGGTCAAAATCAAATAGGgaagtgggggttgggggagtgggggctggcctagcaggtaagatacCCCCATCCCGCTCGGGAGTTCCTCCACTtccgactccggcttcctgctgatgagcaccctgggaggcagcagtgatggctccagtagctggATACCTGCcgcccacgtgcgagacctggactGTTCCCAGTTCACTTggcctgggctgccccagctgttctgagcgcctgaggagtcaaccagtggatgagacctctctgcttttcaaagcaacagggaccagtgttgtggcatggtgagtaaagCCGCTTCCTGTGACACCGGCATACAATACGGGCTCTGCTTTGggctccagctgctctacttctgatccagctccctgctgttagCCTGGGCCaaccgtggaagatggcccaggttcttgggcctctgccacccatgtgagagacctggatgaagctcccgactcctggcttcagcctggtccagctctgggcatcgcagccatctggggagtgaaccagtggacagaggcttgctctctgtctctccctctctgtaactccgacttgcaagtaaatattttaagacaactattcctttttataaaaagatgaaTGTTACGATCAGTGGGAGAAGACGATACACACCACCCATAGGCTCCTGATGGCTGTCTGGTGGTCCTCCAGTTGTCGCAGCAGGAGGCCGCCGATGGTGAAGAGGAACAGGTATGGCCCACTGCCGAAGACAATCATGTCGGCCTCGTTGACTCCCATCCAGCTGGGGTTCTCTATGTGATCTGGCAGCAGGAAATTGGCGATCTGCTGTGCTGTTTGCATACATAACACAAATGTGAGCAATCTTCAACATGTGGAGGGGTCATctctgaactccatcttccacaagcaggcaggcaggcacactGTGAATCATTCTCCCTCCTTCCATGGGATTTCAGGCCTGTGGCCTGACCGTGGTGATGGGTCCGACAACACAGGGGCACAGGCTGTGGACAAAGGTAATAGCTCGGTGTTGAGGAGGCGGCCTGTAGTAAGAAGGGGCACTGAAACCCAGGCAGTAAGACAAAACAGAAGTCTACACACGCCTCCCTGTAGAGGGGGCTGGAAGGGAGCAGTCAGGCTGAGCGCTGCCCCCTTGCTCAGATTCGCATAGGCTGACAGTATACGGGCAGGGAAGACCACAGGTGCCTCTGTGGCGGAGCCTACCTCCGATGACAGTTTTGTCCTCAGTCTTCTGAGTTGTCAGGTCGAAGGTCATAAATCCCATCTTTTTTGAATCTCTTCGGAACATCAGCGTTATCCTATTTTCCCTTCTTGGGGTCCAGCTGGCCCCAAGGCATGataaaaatgggagagagaaagacagaggagtgCTGTCCGGTGGCTTCAATAAGCACTCTGTAAGAAAGACCTAAGGAGAGAGAGCTGCGTGCGTCACAGGTGAAGGAGAGACCGCACAACAGACCCATTAAGCACGCTCATCGCTGCCTGACAGCCTTTTGGCTACGATCAAGcgttgcccccacccccaacccccacatTGGGGCCAGGGCTTCTCAGGAAGGGTCGGGCAGTCAGCACCTGTCACTCTATGGTCTGAGGCACTCACTGTCACCTTCAGAGAGAACAGAGTCCCTAGGCATACCAAGATGGTGCAAGATCATCTTGTCGTATCGGGCCCTGCTCCAGGAGGGGCTCCCTCCCTGTGCTCTCCCGACCTCTCCTCAGAGCTCCTCGTTCTCTGGTGCCTGCTTCAAGGTCAAGGACTCCTCAGAGTGACACTTGAGCGCAGGCCTAGTTATTTGCTGTTGATCCTCTCTGTACAAGggtccttccaaaagttcatgaaaatgaagtTAGAAGGCGAGTTTATTTTGTGCAACAgacttttgaaatctgtgcattattctttcctaatacacattttccataggGGTtgtttttgaagagcccttggaATTTCCAGCCAAAGTAGATCGAAGCAGAGAATAAAGCAAAAGTGAATACAGTTCCCAAAAACTCCCACCTTACTCCCTCTTTTCAAGTTTCATGAACAACTTTTCATTAATAAACATTTGCCATTGCAACTGgacatttttaattctctttgcaTTGTTCCTGACTTCAGGAGAAGATTCCATTGTGCTATACCCTCTGGGAGCTGACACTGGTACGACTGTCATCAGGGATACCTCCTAACTGGGCCTTCCTcggcttctctctcccttcctgagGTTGGAACTCAGAGCAGCACCTACCTTCGGGAAGGAACATTGTTGTGTCCCACACACAAAGACCCACTTCCCACACGGAGAGCAGCGTAGAATATCAACACTGAATTGAAAAGCTTTTGTTCTAGAAATTTCTGTCAAGCTAGGCATCTTAAATGTGTAGATGTCACCTGTAGAATCTCCCACCTGAAACCAAAACATTAACAACGTATCAACAGAAGGAGATGTGTACCTTAGGACTCCTTTCGACAGTGCCGCTGACTACAGGGCCAGCCACAACGGCTGCAATCAACCCTCCCAACCAGCCAGCCTAGCAGAATGGTTGCAAAAGACCTTTCTGAGCCCTGCGCACTCTTCTCTAGGGTAGTGATTCATTAGCCCGTCTACTCTATCCTTTTTTATCAGTCTCTGTCCAGATGCAAATCTTTCTCCACTGTTCCCATTTAAGTTCATGGACAGTATGATAATACACACCTGAAAGACAGGGCTATGAAATAAATCAGGCAGCTTCTTTAAGGAGGAGGGCTGGCTAAATGTACCTGATGGCACAGAGGTCCATACAACCAGTAACCATCAGTATGTTCTGACTGACTCAGAGAATGTGGAAGGGATGACCGTAGAGAGGCAGACTGGCATGTGACAGCAACTGGACCTTgacacctgtgaaggcagcaggcaTTGCATTCGTGAGCCCCATCCAGACACAGGCCCACTTACCATGAGTACTGGGCCACGCGCGGAGAGAAAGGCTATCAAGGAGAAGCAGTCGTAAGGCATAAAGAATTCACTCAGAGCATCCTCACGGAGACAGTCCCACACTTTGATAGTTCTCTCCATATCCATAGTGACTGCCACACACAGATCCGGCAGGGTCACCAGATTCGTGATACTTGAGTCCTGGACTGGACTGGACCAGAAGATGTCACCCTAGAGAACAAGAGGGACACCATCTGTGGTCAGCAACTCTTCACATCACTTGTGCTTTTATTCTGCCCATGTTACCTGGAAACCTCTTCCAAATCAGATCCCCCTCCTGCTTCTGGGAAAAGGATGTGACCATGAAGACAAAACTTAGGCAGTACACGGAGACCCAGTAGCCCCTCAAGAAGCTATCAGACTCACTGAGCTCACACCAGTTCTGTCTCTTAATCACGAAACACTCAGCAAATCACAATCATGGATTCTTATGGGACTGTTAGTACACTTCCCAGTAAATGACAcagcagttccagctgctccacttccaatccagctctctgctatggcctggaaaaggagtggaagatggcccaagtcctttgctcTGACTCCCTGTGGGAGAGCTAGaaaaagctcctagttcctgaatacctcagttccagccattgcagtcatctggggagtgaaccagaggatggaagacctctgtctctgcctctttctataactctttcaaataagtcaatcttggggccagctctgtggcgcagcaggttaaagccctggcctgaagcactggcatcccatatgggcattggttctagtaccagctgctgctcttccctctactatggcctgggatagcagtgggagatactcaagtccttgggcccctgcacctgcatgggagacctggaggaagctgctggctcctggcttcagatcagcccagctccggctgttgcggccatctgggggagtgaacccatgatggaggacctttctctgtctctacctcactctgtaactgtcttttaaataaaacctttttccccccttttttgacaagcagagttactgagagatagaaaggtcttcctttttccattggttcaccccccaaatggccactatggccggctctgcgccaatccaaagccaggagccaggtgcttcctcccagtctcccacgtgtgtggtgcagggcccaagcacttgggccatcctccactgcactcccgggccacagcagagagctggactggaagaggagcaaccgagacagaatctggcaccccaacccagactagaacccagggtgctggcaccgcaagcagaggattagcctagtgagccacggcgctggctaaatgaattaaatcttaaaaatataatctttaaaaaagtatcatCTACCATGAAAATTGTTATTCCACCACCAACCATGTACTTTGCAAACAAGACAGGAAAATGTTTACCTTCTAGACTTTTCTTTgcccttaaaaaaattaatgtaaaaatcaatttttcttttgcCTGCTGAAAAGATTATCCCATGtgcaaaaaaataaaggattttaaTGTATCATAAAAATTGCCAAGTCTGATAAATTACTAAATATCAATGTAAATACTTCTAGGGTTTCACAAAATCTCCTTGCATTTGATATATTTAGAAACTTTTCCATCACTCTCAAATGTAatcactattttaatttttagcacTATCCAAGTCATCTGTTGCAGTGTTAATCTCTTGCCATGTAACAAACCAACAAGCTTTTGGATTGGCTTCATGGtgatatggggccagcgctgtggtgtaactggtaaagccaccagctgcagcaccagcatcccatatgggcgccggtttgagtctcagctgctccacttttgatccagctctctgctatggcagtagaagatggcccaagtccttaggcccctgcacctgcgtgggagaccgggaagaagtccCCGGCTTTGAATCTgaatagctccggctgttggggccatctggggaatgcaccagcggatggaagacctctctccgcctctccttctctgtgtaactcttcaagtaaataaatctttaaaaaaataaataaaacctttgcaATATAGAAGCCATCTGTCCCCTAAATCTCCAAAATATGAGGGTGGAGTAGGCATAGCATAGGACAGCCGTTGTCACCCAAAACAAGACGATGGGGTGGGTGAGAAGCACCTGTGTATCGTTGATACACAGGAAATTTTAAATCCAGAGGAAAAATTGCTGGTAGTTTGTTGATTAGGATTCAATATCTAAGGAAGATTCTTCGGGACTCTTGGCTCCACTCTCCCGGCTCTTCATCCTGTCCCAAgtcacccctcccttcccctagATGGTGGGCCAGTCCTGCAGCTGAgcagttttctcatctgcttcCTGACTGACAGTTTTATGATCCGAagtcttcttttccttttgtgatGCCTCCTCCCCTTTAAATCCAGGCTGGTAGCGTTCTTGCCTTGTCATTAGACCTTTCTGGTCTCCTAAGAACCTTAGTGGAGTCTAGATTGGCAACTCATTCCCTACCACGTCCTATGTTCATGAAAGGGCATTTATCTGAAGACCCTAAGGTACAGCCAGTGCCCAGTTTTcaccaggagggagagagaactcacaACAGGGAAAGCCAAGAAAATAGCATCATGTGGTCCCCATGCTGGAGTCTTCCAACTCCATCCCAGTGCTCCCTGTACTCCACGCGCTCATCCTGAGATCTCTGTGCCCCTGAGAGGCCATCTGCATTCAAGTACTTTCTGGGAAAGTCAGCACAGCCAACACACATCACTGACCGAGAGGCAGAAATGGGTAAGGAAGGCACACAATGCCAAAAGCTTGTTTATTCTGCTAAGGCACTTGGTGTTACTGGTAGAAAAGCAATTGTTGTACAGGCTTCTACATAGAAATGCCTACTcctataacaaaaataaagatatagggcccagcactgtggtacagcgggtaatgccctggcctgaggcgctggcattccatatgggtgccacttcgagaccaggctgctccacttctgatccagctctctgctatggccagggaaagcagtggaagatggcccaagagcttgggcctctgtgcctgcgtgggagaccaggaagcagctcctgtctcctggcttcggatcggcacaactctggccgttgcagccgattggggagtgaaccaatggatggaagacctctctctctctgtgtaactcagactttcaaataaaacaaaaaatgaagatataaacACATGCTCTGACTATGTTCTAAACGACAGATTCCGAGTTACCAAACCTGATTTGAAACTGTCTGACACCAGTTCTGAGGAGCGCTTTGCTCTCGGCCACAGGATTCATGCAGGCAGAGGAAGGCATTTCTTTTGCTGCTTGTAGGCCAGGCTCACCTTTTGGACATCCCAGGCATAAAGTTTGTCAAACGAAGACACAGCGCAGACGATGGGTCGTGAGGGTCTGTCTGTTGTGAGGTCATTTCTTGTGAGATAAGCTATAGGTCCCAGGATTCCTGAAAGGATACACAGACAACATCTGGCCAGCAGGTACCTGGCAATCCAAACCAAGTCAAAGTATTTTAATATCCTCTGCACCTTTCAAAGAGGGCCTGGGGAACAAGTGTGGAAAGAGTGGAAATTGGACTTGAGTTGGGCCAAACAATTCCCATTGCAGATTGGCTTTTCGGGAGAGATTGGCCAACTCATTTTACCTCTTTaattttcaggggccagcattgtgacgctgcacacttgtaatgctggcatcccgttatcagagcattggttcaagttccGACTGCTTCatttccgagccagctccctgctaaagcacccagGAAAGCATGGAATGTGGCCCcagtgagagacccggatgaagctccaggctcctggcataggcctggcccaaccctggctgttgcggccatttggagagtgaactagtggatcgaagacttctctttgcctttcaaataaatgagtgcatctttaaaaaaaaaaaattcaaatgatcCCAAGCCCACTCTGGCCTCTCCCTTCAGCACAGACTGGAGGGGATAGAGACGGGGCAGGGAGGGTGTCACAGCCACCTGGTCCCGTAACATTTCAATTCCCTTTTCCCTCCACCAAATGAGAACACAAGACTGCGTACAGGACGAAGACGCACAGGACGAAGACTTCAGAAAGCCCGTTTCTGACGTCCCGCTAGGCCCCCGTTCCCTTACCCACATTCCCAGTGACTTCTTTGCAGACGAAGTCCTCTGGCCGTGCGTGCGCCATCCGTCGTTCCCGCCTGTTCATCTGGAGGAAGACCTGCTTCCACGGCTGAGAACCCAGCCACTCGCAGTCACATTTGCACAAGTGCC of Oryctolagus cuniculus chromosome 10, mOryCun1.1, whole genome shotgun sequence contains these proteins:
- the FBXW12 gene encoding F-box/WD repeat-containing protein 12 isoform X2, producing the protein MAVQLPHLPMARIFSFLDGFSLLQASQVNKHWRMVANSDHLWKTLCVRRWHLCKCDCEWLGSQPWKQVFLQMNRRERRMAHARPEDFVCKEVTGNVGILGPIAYLTRNDLTTDRPSRPIVCAVSSFDKLYAWDVQKGDIFWSSPVQDSSITNLVTLPDLCVAVTMDMERTIKVWDCLREDALSEFFMPYDCFSLIAFLSARGPVLMVGDSTGDIYTFKMPSLTEISRTKAFQFSVDILRCSPCGKWVFVCGTQQCSFPKVFLTECLLKPPDSTPLSFSLPFLSCLGASWTPRRENRITLMFRRDSKKMGFMTFDLTTQKTEDKTVIGAQQIANFLLPDHIENPSWMGVNEADMIVFGSGPYLFLFTIGGLLLRQLEDHQTAIRSLWVDPIRVLSTATDGSLHVYVWEEGGRYPYLRSCCHLKHEETEQTLGCYVSNAICDNVSIVRVLSRIRNSSILVMYTLKGN
- the FBXW12 gene encoding F-box/WD repeat-containing protein 12 isoform X1; the encoded protein is MRDASDSFTAGCGERAFGVMQPPVVLQHWRMVANSDHLWKTLCVRRWHLCKCDCEWLGSQPWKQVFLQMNRRERRMAHARPEDFVCKEVTGNVGILGPIAYLTRNDLTTDRPSRPIVCAVSSFDKLYAWDVQKGDIFWSSPVQDSSITNLVTLPDLCVAVTMDMERTIKVWDCLREDALSEFFMPYDCFSLIAFLSARGPVLMVGDSTGDIYTFKMPSLTEISRTKAFQFSVDILRCSPCGKWVFVCGTQQCSFPKVFLTECLLKPPDSTPLSFSLPFLSCLGASWTPRRENRITLMFRRDSKKMGFMTFDLTTQKTEDKTVIGAQQIANFLLPDHIENPSWMGVNEADMIVFGSGPYLFLFTIGGLLLRQLEDHQTAIRSLWVDPIRVLSTATDGSLHVYVWEEGGRYPYLRSCCHLKHEETEQTLGCYVSNAICDNVSIVRVLSRIRNSSILVMYTLKGN
- the FBXW12 gene encoding F-box/WD repeat-containing protein 12 isoform X4 gives rise to the protein MRDASDSFTAGCGERAFGVMQPPVVLQHWRMVANSDHLWKTLCVRRWHLCKCDCEWLGSQPWKQVFLQMNRRERRMAHARPEDFVCKEVTGNVGILGPIAYLTRNDLTTDRPSRPIVCAVSSFDKLYAWDVQKGDIFWSSPVQDSSITNLVTLPDLCVAVTMDMERTIKVWDCLREDALSEFFMPYDCFSLIAFLSARGPVLMVGDSTGDIYTFKMPSLTEISRTKAFQFSVDILRCSPCGKWVFVCGTQQCSFPKVFLTECLLKPPDSTPLSFSLPFLSCLGASWTPRRENRITLMFRRDSKKMGFMTFDLTTQKTEDKTVIGAQQIANFLLPDHIENPSWMGVNEADMIVFGSGPYLFLFTIGGLLLRQLEDHQTAIRSLWVLCLQCNM
- the FBXW12 gene encoding F-box/WD repeat-containing protein 12 isoform X3, giving the protein MVANSDHLWKTLCVRRWHLCKCDCEWLGSQPWKQVFLQMNRRERRMAHARPEDFVCKEVTGNVGILGPIAYLTRNDLTTDRPSRPIVCAVSSFDKLYAWDVQKGDIFWSSPVQDSSITNLVTLPDLCVAVTMDMERTIKVWDCLREDALSEFFMPYDCFSLIAFLSARGPVLMVGDSTGDIYTFKMPSLTEISRTKAFQFSVDILRCSPCGKWVFVCGTQQCSFPKVFLTECLLKPPDSTPLSFSLPFLSCLGASWTPRRENRITLMFRRDSKKMGFMTFDLTTQKTEDKTVIGAQQIANFLLPDHIENPSWMGVNEADMIVFGSGPYLFLFTIGGLLLRQLEDHQTAIRSLWVDPIRVLSTATDGSLHVYVWEEGGRYPYLRSCCHLKHEETEQTLGCYVSNAICDNVSIVRVLSRIRNSSILVMYTLKGN